One Mycolicibacterium crocinum DNA window includes the following coding sequences:
- a CDS encoding glycoside hydrolase family 15 protein yields MSTPSTPEPWTLRDYAFIADGERGVLIGPHGEYAWMCAPHWDSDAVFSSLIGGGGSYTVTPAAPSVWGGYYEPRSLIWRSRWVTTSGITECREALAYPGRPETVVMLRRIEAIRGDARLDVLLRPAASFGHKHMRNIRRDDATGTWSATVGSLRMRWSGAPDAQVTGNGAADRALSAGVVLHEGDSVDLVLELSEHELPRRPVVAPQAWADTEKAWAEAIPRFGRTAAPRDAEHSYAVMRGMTTATGAMVAAATMSLPERVNEGANYDYRYAWIRDQSYAGVAVAADGPHELLCTAVSFVSERLLADGPKLMPAYTGTGLAVPEQRRLDLAGYPGGYDLAGNHVRDQFQLDMFGEALLLFAAAHRHDVLTSDAAHAIDVAVDAIEDNLDRPDAGIWELDNKLWAHSRLACASGLRAVAAAGAARDAGRLSTLADRIVADTSAKSLHPTGRWQRAPDDERVDGALLFPALRGALPHDDPRSVATYRAVERELSRDYYVYRYRSERGLGAHDSAFLLCGFVMALSALQQGHTVDAFRYFERNRAGCGTPGLFSEEYDIRQRQLRGNLPQAFVHALMFEASARLAQHAPDKERNDS; encoded by the coding sequence ATGTCGACGCCGAGCACGCCCGAACCCTGGACACTGCGGGACTACGCGTTCATCGCCGATGGCGAACGCGGTGTGCTGATCGGGCCGCACGGCGAATACGCCTGGATGTGCGCGCCGCACTGGGACAGCGACGCCGTCTTCAGCTCCCTGATCGGCGGTGGCGGCAGCTACACCGTAACCCCGGCCGCGCCGTCGGTGTGGGGCGGCTACTACGAGCCCCGCTCGCTGATCTGGCGGTCTCGATGGGTGACGACATCGGGCATCACCGAATGCCGTGAGGCGCTGGCCTATCCTGGGCGTCCCGAGACCGTCGTGATGTTGCGGCGCATCGAGGCGATCCGCGGCGACGCCCGCCTCGATGTGCTGTTGCGGCCCGCGGCCTCCTTCGGCCACAAGCACATGCGCAACATCCGCCGCGACGATGCGACCGGCACCTGGTCGGCCACCGTCGGGTCCCTACGTATGCGCTGGTCCGGCGCCCCGGACGCGCAGGTCACCGGGAACGGGGCCGCCGACCGCGCGCTGAGCGCAGGCGTGGTGCTGCACGAGGGTGACAGTGTGGACCTGGTTCTCGAACTCTCCGAACATGAACTGCCGCGCCGGCCGGTGGTGGCGCCACAGGCCTGGGCCGACACCGAAAAGGCATGGGCGGAAGCCATTCCGCGGTTCGGCCGGACAGCCGCACCCCGCGATGCCGAGCACAGCTACGCGGTGATGCGCGGGATGACGACAGCCACCGGCGCGATGGTCGCAGCCGCCACCATGAGCCTGCCCGAACGGGTCAACGAAGGTGCCAACTACGACTACCGGTACGCCTGGATCCGCGACCAGAGCTACGCCGGAGTCGCCGTCGCCGCCGACGGGCCTCACGAATTGCTCTGCACTGCAGTCTCATTCGTATCCGAACGGCTTCTTGCCGACGGTCCGAAGCTGATGCCGGCCTATACCGGCACCGGCTTGGCGGTCCCGGAGCAGCGACGACTCGATCTCGCCGGGTATCCCGGCGGCTACGACTTGGCAGGCAATCACGTCCGCGATCAGTTCCAGCTCGACATGTTCGGCGAGGCGCTGCTGTTGTTCGCCGCCGCCCACCGCCACGATGTGCTGACCAGTGACGCCGCACACGCGATCGACGTCGCGGTCGATGCCATCGAGGACAACTTGGACCGGCCCGATGCGGGTATCTGGGAACTCGACAACAAACTGTGGGCACATTCGCGGCTCGCGTGCGCCTCGGGGCTGCGCGCGGTGGCGGCTGCCGGCGCGGCCCGCGACGCGGGCCGGCTCAGTACCCTCGCCGACCGGATCGTGGCCGACACCTCCGCGAAATCCCTGCATCCCACCGGGCGCTGGCAGCGTGCGCCCGACGACGAACGCGTCGACGGCGCACTGCTGTTCCCCGCCTTACGCGGCGCGCTGCCACATGACGACCCGCGCTCGGTGGCCACCTATCGTGCGGTCGAGCGCGAACTCAGCCGTGACTACTACGTCTACCGGTATCGCTCCGAGCGCGGTCTGGGCGCCCACGACAGCGCATTCCTGTTGTGCGGCTTCGTGATGGCCCTGTCCGCGCTGCAGCAGGGCCACACCGTGGACGCGTTCCGGTACTTCGAACGCAATCGCGCCGGGTGTGGCACGCCAGGTCTGTTCTCCGAGGAGTACGACATCCGGCAACGCCAGCTCCGCGGCAACCTGCCGCAAGCGTTCGTCCACGCCCTGATGTTCGAAGCGTCCGCCCGACTCGCGCAGCACGCGCCAGACAAGGAAAGGAATGACTCATGA
- a CDS encoding MarR family transcriptional regulator, whose product MRRQAAQQADDGPSAADVDAVLRASRALVGIAAASIAETADVVTVPQLRVLVMIDTHGPLNLASVAAALEISPSNASRICDRLIKAGFLHRQDSAEDRRNISLSLSTEGRQLVRKMNRHRRRSITRVLRTMSAEERAGVIAALDTFAVAAGESADDAGLRLVWPPA is encoded by the coding sequence ATGAGGAGGCAAGCTGCGCAGCAGGCAGACGACGGGCCGTCAGCGGCCGACGTCGATGCGGTACTGCGGGCTTCCCGCGCGTTGGTGGGCATCGCGGCCGCCTCGATTGCCGAGACCGCTGACGTCGTCACCGTGCCGCAACTGCGGGTGCTGGTGATGATCGACACCCACGGGCCACTGAATCTCGCGTCGGTTGCCGCCGCGCTGGAAATCAGTCCGTCCAACGCCAGCCGGATCTGCGACCGGTTGATCAAAGCCGGCTTCCTGCATCGGCAGGACTCGGCGGAAGACCGCCGCAACATCTCCCTGTCGTTGAGCACGGAGGGGCGGCAACTCGTCCGCAAGATGAATCGCCATCGTCGCCGGTCGATCACCCGGGTCCTGCGCACGATGAGCGCTGAGGAGCGTGCTGGGGTGATCGCCGCGCTGGACACCTTCGCCGTCGCCGCCGGTGAATCGGCTGACGACGCCGGGCTGCGTCTGGTGTGGCCGCCGGCCTGA
- a CDS encoding ferredoxin reductase, with the protein MAERGAQPPVPRGRRLFLKAVRHLFSPLKPDDYLEMVNPLWTTKELRGRVERVEPQGSEAASVLIRPSYEWPGHKPGQYVRLGLVIDGRYHWRAYSLTSDPQPEDGLISVTPKKVDSGVVSPYLVTKIQPGELVRLGDIEGVFTLPEPVPAKMLFISAGSGITPIISMLRSLDHRDALNDAVVIHSDRCRDHVMFLSVLEDLDRRHDGVRLDIRLTAERGRLSPEELDELCPDWREREAFCSGPGDLLDGLIEFWDRNGDPERLHYERFQPKIGGNPGEGKGGKVTFSDSDVTVDCDSGTPILEAGEQAGINLAFGCRIGICHTCVGTVKSGKVRDLRSGDVTEPTGQDVRICIHTAEGDVELEL; encoded by the coding sequence ATGGCTGAACGTGGTGCGCAGCCACCAGTGCCGCGGGGGCGACGGCTGTTTTTGAAGGCGGTGCGGCATCTGTTCAGCCCGTTGAAGCCCGACGACTACCTGGAGATGGTCAATCCGCTCTGGACCACCAAGGAGTTGCGCGGCCGCGTGGAACGCGTCGAACCGCAGGGATCGGAGGCGGCGAGCGTACTGATCCGGCCGAGCTACGAATGGCCGGGCCACAAACCCGGACAGTATGTGCGCCTCGGCTTGGTCATCGACGGTCGCTATCACTGGCGCGCGTACTCACTGACGTCCGACCCCCAGCCGGAGGACGGCTTGATCAGCGTCACGCCTAAGAAGGTCGATAGCGGTGTGGTGTCGCCGTACCTCGTCACCAAAATCCAGCCGGGTGAACTGGTGCGGCTCGGCGATATCGAAGGCGTATTCACACTGCCCGAACCGGTGCCGGCGAAGATGCTGTTCATCAGTGCGGGCAGCGGCATCACGCCCATCATCAGCATGCTGCGCAGCCTCGATCACCGGGATGCGCTGAACGACGCCGTGGTGATCCACTCCGACCGGTGCCGCGACCACGTCATGTTCCTGTCGGTGCTCGAAGACCTGGACCGTCGCCATGACGGCGTACGGCTCGATATCCGCCTCACCGCCGAACGCGGACGCCTGTCACCGGAGGAACTCGATGAATTGTGTCCGGACTGGCGCGAGCGGGAAGCGTTCTGCTCGGGGCCCGGCGACCTTCTCGACGGCCTGATCGAATTCTGGGACCGCAATGGGGATCCCGAGCGGCTGCACTACGAGCGCTTTCAGCCGAAGATCGGCGGCAACCCCGGCGAGGGTAAAGGCGGGAAGGTGACGTTCTCCGACAGTGACGTCACCGTCGACTGTGACAGTGGCACACCGATATTGGAGGCCGGTGAACAAGCCGGAATCAACCTGGCATTCGGGTGTCGCATCGGTATCTGTCACACCTGCGTGGGCACCGTGAAGTCAGGCAAGGTGCGCGATCTGCGCTCCGGCGATGTCACTGAGCCCACCGGTCAGGACGTGCGCATCTGCATCCACACCGCCGAAGGCGACGTGGAACTCGAATTGTGA
- a CDS encoding fatty acid desaturase family protein: protein MTTTIQSPLARLTDRELEKLAKEFDAIHDEVFAELGDRDRRYIKSVITAQRQIVVVGRVLLLASRSRTAWVLGTACLSAAKILENMELGHNILHGQWDWMNDPDVHSSVWDWDTASTAKAWKHSHNYVHHTYTNILGKDRDLGYEIMRIDPNQPWHPVWLAQPLFNFLLMMLFEWGVAVHDIDFRAAQRGEKPWSEVRSELKGISGKARAQIVKDYLGWPAISAGAFALAQIATRGRLEQPKHSRVGRRLRQLSAGRMGSAASLLDRVLPGVESTFMRTLGADMLANLIRNVWAHSIIFCGHFPDQTYTFTEEEVANETRGGWYVRQLIGAANIEGSPLFHLVSGNLGYQVEHHLFPDMPSSRYSEIAPKVKDICERYQLPYNSGRFSKQLFTVHRTVFRLSFPGGKPRPKPGPYQGDRAQSPKGPSEATRFRERVPAEHPDAGPEHESGGVAVQPPPRGRD, encoded by the coding sequence ATGACCACCACCATCCAGAGCCCGCTTGCCCGCCTGACCGATCGAGAGCTCGAGAAGCTCGCCAAGGAATTCGACGCCATCCACGACGAGGTCTTCGCCGAACTCGGTGATCGCGATCGCCGCTACATCAAATCCGTGATCACCGCGCAGCGCCAGATCGTGGTCGTCGGACGCGTGTTGTTACTCGCCTCCCGGTCGCGGACCGCCTGGGTGCTCGGCACCGCGTGTCTGAGCGCGGCGAAAATCCTGGAGAACATGGAGCTGGGGCACAACATCCTGCATGGTCAATGGGATTGGATGAACGACCCCGACGTCCACTCCTCGGTATGGGACTGGGATACCGCATCCACGGCCAAGGCGTGGAAGCACTCCCACAATTACGTCCATCACACGTACACCAATATCTTGGGCAAGGACCGCGATCTCGGATACGAGATCATGCGAATCGATCCCAACCAGCCGTGGCATCCCGTCTGGCTGGCGCAGCCGCTGTTCAACTTCCTGCTGATGATGCTCTTCGAGTGGGGAGTTGCCGTCCACGACATCGACTTTCGTGCCGCGCAGCGCGGCGAGAAACCGTGGTCCGAAGTTCGCTCGGAGTTGAAGGGAATCTCGGGTAAGGCGCGCGCGCAGATCGTCAAGGACTACCTGGGTTGGCCTGCGATCAGTGCGGGTGCGTTCGCGCTGGCGCAGATCGCGACGCGAGGCCGGCTCGAACAGCCGAAGCATTCGCGTGTTGGTCGTCGGCTTCGGCAGTTGTCGGCAGGCCGAATGGGTTCGGCGGCGAGCTTGCTGGACCGTGTTCTGCCCGGTGTCGAAAGCACGTTCATGCGTACGCTGGGCGCCGATATGCTGGCCAACCTGATTCGCAACGTGTGGGCGCACTCCATCATCTTCTGCGGCCACTTTCCCGACCAGACATACACGTTCACCGAGGAAGAGGTCGCCAACGAGACCCGCGGCGGCTGGTACGTGCGGCAACTGATCGGTGCGGCCAACATCGAGGGGAGCCCGCTCTTTCACCTCGTCAGTGGCAACCTGGGCTATCAGGTCGAACACCATCTGTTCCCCGACATGCCCAGCAGCCGGTACTCCGAGATCGCTCCGAAGGTCAAGGACATCTGCGAGCGTTACCAGCTGCCATACAACTCGGGCCGGTTCTCCAAGCAGCTGTTCACGGTGCACCGCACCGTCTTTCGTCTGTCGTTCCCCGGCGGAAAACCCCGGCCCAAGCCCGGACCGTACCAAGGCGACCGCGCCCAGTCGCCGAAAGGACCCAGCGAAGCGACGCGTTTCCGCGAGCGGGTACCCGCCGAGCATCCCGACGCCGGGCCGGAACATGAGTCGGGCGGTGTGGCCGTCCAGCCGCCACCGCGTGGACGGGACTGA
- a CDS encoding nitroreductase family deazaflavin-dependent oxidoreductase — translation MKIVRTVQSPKKLGRFLFRIPVYIYRLGLGGIFGGRLLVLYHRGRVTGRQRQTVLEVVSHDITDDSYVVASGFGTSSMWYRNVIQTPEVSIQVGRHKLDVVAMPVPKHEGADIFAAYATRHRLLAKYLLPRLLGFEVDGSEEDFRAAGQQLPFIRFLPRHG, via the coding sequence GTGAAGATAGTGAGAACGGTCCAATCTCCAAAGAAGTTGGGGCGATTTCTGTTTCGGATCCCGGTGTACATCTACCGGCTGGGCCTCGGCGGGATCTTCGGCGGTCGCCTGCTCGTGCTGTATCACCGTGGGCGCGTGACCGGAAGGCAGCGCCAGACTGTTCTCGAAGTCGTGTCTCATGACATCACCGACGACAGCTATGTCGTCGCCAGCGGGTTCGGTACCTCGTCGATGTGGTACCGCAACGTCATCCAGACACCCGAGGTCAGCATTCAGGTGGGGCGGCACAAGCTCGACGTGGTCGCGATGCCGGTTCCCAAACACGAGGGCGCCGATATATTCGCCGCCTACGCGACGCGACACCGGCTGTTGGCCAAGTATCTTCTCCCGCGTTTACTCGGATTCGAGGTCGACGGTTCCGAGGAGGATTTCCGGGCCGCCGGGCAACAATTGCCCTTCATCAGATTTCTTCCTCGGCACGGATGA
- a CDS encoding SDR family oxidoreductase: MSTSVKGKTVVVTGASAGIGRAVAREFGRAGANVALLARGRTGLEAAAADVEKCGARALVIPTDMSDYPQVDAAAQAVESELGPIDIWVNVAFTSVFAPFHEITPDEFRHVTEVTYLGFVYGTMAALHRMRPRNAGAIVQVGSALGGRGIPLQSAYCGAKHALNGFTESLRTELLHDHSNVHVTVVQMPAVNTPQFSWVLSRLPKHPQPVPPIYQPEIAARAVLFAAKHPQRKQFWVGASTVATLLGQRVAPRVLDRYLARTGYASQQTDALAPRTQPNIWQPRDDEPGADHGAHGAFDDRSHAHSPQWWLREHAAPIVAVAGGAAAVALAVGSR, from the coding sequence ATGAGTACGTCGGTCAAGGGAAAGACGGTCGTCGTCACCGGCGCCAGTGCAGGCATCGGACGAGCGGTGGCGCGCGAGTTCGGGCGGGCGGGCGCCAACGTCGCCCTCCTGGCCCGCGGGCGAACCGGCCTCGAAGCGGCGGCTGCCGACGTCGAAAAGTGCGGCGCCCGAGCACTTGTCATCCCCACCGACATGTCGGACTACCCGCAGGTGGACGCCGCGGCGCAGGCTGTCGAATCCGAACTGGGACCGATCGACATCTGGGTCAACGTCGCATTCACGTCGGTGTTTGCGCCTTTCCACGAGATCACTCCCGACGAGTTCAGGCACGTCACCGAGGTGACCTATCTGGGGTTCGTCTACGGCACGATGGCCGCGCTGCACCGGATGCGGCCCCGCAACGCCGGAGCGATCGTGCAGGTCGGCTCGGCGCTCGGCGGCCGGGGCATCCCGTTGCAGTCGGCGTACTGCGGAGCCAAACACGCCCTCAACGGCTTCACTGAATCACTGCGCACCGAACTGCTGCACGACCACAGCAACGTCCACGTCACGGTGGTGCAGATGCCTGCGGTCAACACCCCGCAGTTCTCCTGGGTGTTGTCCCGGCTTCCGAAGCATCCGCAACCGGTACCGCCGATCTATCAGCCGGAGATCGCCGCGCGCGCGGTGCTGTTCGCCGCGAAACATCCTCAGCGCAAACAGTTCTGGGTGGGAGCCAGCACAGTGGCGACGCTGCTGGGCCAGCGGGTGGCACCGCGGGTACTCGACCGCTACCTCGCGCGGACGGGGTATGCGTCGCAACAGACCGATGCGCTCGCACCCCGCACCCAGCCCAATATCTGGCAGCCACGAGATGACGAACCTGGTGCCGACCACGGGGCTCACGGTGCTTTCGACGACCGATCTCACGCTCATAGCCCGCAGTGGTGGCTGCGGGAACACGCGGCGCCCATCGTCGCGGTGGCCGGGGGAGCAGCCGCGGTGGCCCTGGCGGTGGGGAGCCGGTAG